The following are encoded together in the Humulus lupulus chromosome 5, drHumLupu1.1, whole genome shotgun sequence genome:
- the LOC133779877 gene encoding ankyrin repeat-containing protein BDA1-like, with product MEEYADDLSSNNTDALILALPSSWEIHKSVLEELEGAAREGDINKLYELIRRDPYLLDRIDAIPFVDTPMHIAASSDNASFTMEMMRLKPSFSLKQNQDGFTPMHLALKNWRTRILHRLIETDCELVRVKGKEGKTLLHCAVERENQSKSLKILDYILSACPQSIEDVTIYKETALHIAVKRENFDVFECLVKRILRAKHKNSDIQEKQILNGKNGEGNTVLHIAALKNAPKIVEALIKCGVDANVKNSKGDTALNISESQDPLLEGNIQVRHMLLKVTNASLSSSASTNPDDDEELTSPTASLKISINRYKANMSNDVRNILLIVAVLIAMATYHTAAVASVGLGQHNHVAASASSMGGGGSTLSTDFWIFNIGALLTSSLVIYFLFPRGYISILLLLSLCLYSLTCYSLSPISIVFPGISVIASILFVIVKAIWNLVVESATERLIRSIFSS from the exons TGTTTTAGAGGAGTTGGAAGGTGCCGCCCGTGAAGGGGATATCAACAAGTTATACGAATTAATTCGAAGGGATCCATATTTGTTGGACCGCATTGATGCCATACCATTTGTTGACACGCCTATGCATATAGCAGCTTCTTCTGATAATGCCTCGTTTACTATGGAGATGATGAGGTTGAAACCTTCATTTTCCTTAAAGCAAAACCAAGATGGATTCACTCCTATGCACCTTGCATTGAAGAATTGGCGAACCAGGATACTGCATCGACTTATAGAGACTGACTGTGAACTTGTTCGTGTGAAAGGAAAGGAGGGAAAAACTCTTTTGCACTGCGCAGTTGAAAGAGAAAATCAAAGCAAAAGCCTTAAAATTTTAGATTATATTTTATCGGCATGCCCACAGTCCATTGAAGATGTGACAATTTACAAGGAAACTGCTTTGCATATTGCTGTGAAAAGAGAAAATTTTGATGTTTTCGAATGTCTGGTGAAAAGGATTCTAAGAGCCAAACATAAGAATTCTGACATTCAAGAAAAACAAATTTTGAACGGAAAAAATGGAGAAGGAAACACAGTACTACACATTGCAGCTCTCAAAAATGCTCCCAAG ATTGTGGAAGCGCTGATTAAATGTGGCGTTGATGCAAATGTCAAGAATTCAAAAGGAGATACAGCATTAAATATATCAGAAAGCCAAGACCCATTGCTAGAGGGTAACATACAAGTGAGACATATGCTACTTAAGGTGACAAATGCTTCATTAAGCTCCTCAGCTTCTACAAACCCAGATGATGATGAAGAATTAACCAGTCCAACAGCGTCACTGAAAATATCTATAAATCGCTACAAAGCAAACATGTCAAACGACGTGAGGAATATCCTATTGATAGTTGCTGTCCTTATTGCAATGGCCACTTATCACACCGCTGCAGTAGCAAGTGTTGGGCTTGGGCAGCACAACCATGTGGCGGCCTCCGCTTCGAGCATGGGTGGTGGAGGCAGCACTTTGTCCACCgacttttggatttttaataTTGGGGCTCTTTTGACTTCTTCGCTGGTGATCTACTTCCTATTTCCTAGGGGTTACATTAGTATCCTACTATTGTTGTCACTCTGTCTCTACTCTTTGACTTGCTATTCATTATCGCCGATATCGATCGTATTTCCAGGAATTTCTGTCATTGCTTCGATTCTTTTTGTAATAGTTAAAGCTATTTGGAACTTAGTTGTGGAATCTGCTACCGAAAGACTAATTAGAAGCATTTTCTCATCATGA
- the LOC133779878 gene encoding secreted RxLR effector protein 161-like gives MAISKKKSMWRNLKDNNENMVKKFKEDMMKSFEMTNFGLMHYFLGIEITQKEDGIFISQKKYIDTLLKKFKMEGSTRPDIMYASVSYQDSCTIQVKFTMEQLRELLDILNGTKNYGIWHGVTHDSKLVGYTDSDWVGKLDDMKSTTGYAFTIGSRIFSWVSKKQATFVQSSTEE, from the exons ATGGCTATCTCGAAGAAGAAATCTATGTGGAGAAACCTCAAAG ACAATAATGAAAATATGGTCAAGAAGTTTAAAGAAGACATGATGAAAAGTTTCGAGATGACTAATTTTGGCTTAATGCACTACTTTCTTGGGATTGAAATAACACAAAAAGAAGATGGGATCTTCATTTCACAAAAGAAGTATATAGATACACTATTGAAGAAGTTCAAAATGGAGGGAT CTACAAGACCAGACATTATGTATGCGTCAGTCTCCTATCAAGATTCATGCACGATCCAAGTAAAGTTCACTATGGAGCAGCTAAGAGAGCTTTTAGATATTTTGAATGGAACAAAGAACTATGGAATATGGCATGGAGTCACCCATGACTCAAAACTAGTCGGCTACACAGACAGTGATTGGGTAGGAAAACTAGACGATATGAAAAGCACAACAGGATATGCATTCACAATTGGATCAAGGATATTTTCCTGGGTATCAAAGAAACAAGCAACATTTGTGCAATCATCAACTGAAGAATAG